Proteins from a genomic interval of Desulfuromonas thiophila:
- a CDS encoding type Z 30S ribosomal protein S14, translating to MAKKSMIIKASRPQKFQVRKYTRCPLCGRPRGYYRKFDMCRVCLRKLALEGKLPGVLKSSW from the coding sequence GTGGCAAAGAAATCGATGATCATCAAGGCCAGTCGGCCTCAGAAGTTTCAGGTGAGAAAGTATACACGTTGTCCGCTGTGCGGCCGTCCCCGTGGCTATTACCGCAAGTTCGACATGTGTCGTGTCTGCCTGCGCAAGCTTGCGCTTGAAGGCAAGCTGCCCGGCGTCCTGAAATCGAGCTGGTAA